The proteins below are encoded in one region of Ricinus communis isolate WT05 ecotype wild-type chromosome 6, ASM1957865v1, whole genome shotgun sequence:
- the LOC8260777 gene encoding malonyl-coenzyme A:anthocyanin 3-O-glucoside-6''-O-malonyltransferase, which produces MAKPSTIKVLEHSKISPSPNSSPSTTLPLTFFDLPWLFFSPCQPLFFYAYPHSTSHFLSSTLPNLKHSLSLALQEFFPFLGNLVVSSFDSNKKPKFVYREGDFVSFTVQESSGDFSFFTSNHARDVHEFYPLVPELATSSVAASGLQALIPLLAVKITIFSNMGICVGLAYHHVAADGRTFNYFINSWASSCANSSFLMNSLPCFDRSVIKDSLGLEEIFLKELWNRKSSQELAIGTEAHVDLLSMVRATFIVSLLDMERIKKWIIGNCKKRSRPLPIHLSPYVLTCSFLWVCLVKAQVQMDQEENEEDLNYFAFVAGGLTRIDYPVPATYFGNCVGFGRAKAIRSELLGEDGIIVAANVIGNMIRKLDKEIFSEAEKWISDWEVLFGSEVHVMVSGSPKLKLYSVDFGWGSPKKIEDISIDKNRAISLTESRDVKGGIEIGLALRKSQMEIFGSHFNEGLRIL; this is translated from the coding sequence atgGCAAAACCCTCCACAATTAAAGTACTTGAGCACAGTAAGATATCTCCATCTCCCAATTCATCTCCATCAACAACTCTTCCTCTAACTTTCTTTGACCTGCCATGGCTTTTCTTCTCTCCATGCCAACCTCTTTTCTTCTATGCATACCCTCACTCCACTTCTCACTTCTTATCCTCTACTCTACCTAACTTAAAGCACTCTCTTTCTCTTGCTCTCCAAGAATTCTTCCCTTTCCTTGGGAATCTTGTTGTTTCATCTTTTGATTCCAATAAAAAGCCCAAGTTTGTTTACAGAGAAGGTGACTTTGTCTCTTTCACTGTTCAAGAATCTAGTGGTGATTTTAGTTTCTTTACTAGTAATCATGCAAGAGATGTGCATGAGTTTTACCCTCTTGTGCCTGAGTTAGCTACTAGTAGTGTAGCAGCAAGTGGCTTGCAAGCATTGATTCCTTTACTGGCTGTGAAAATTACCATTTTCTCTAATATGGGTATTTGTGTTGGGCTTGCATATCATCATGTTGCAGCTGATGGGAGAacattcaattattttatcaacTCATGGGCTTCATCATGTGCAAATTCTAgtttcttgatgaattctttGCCATGCTTTGACAGGTCTGTGATTAAAGATTCACTTGGGCTTGAGGAGATTTTCTTGAAGGAGTTGTGGAATAGAAAGTCCTCACAAGAACTGGCTATAGGCACTGAAGCCCATGTTGATTTGTTAAGCATGGTTAGAGCTACTTTTATAGTGAGCTTATTAGACATGGAAAGAATCAAGAAATGGATTATTGGTAATTGCAAGAAAAGAAGTCGGCCATTACCTATACATTTATCTCCATATGTTTTAACTTGTTCTttcttatgggtttgtttgGTGAAAGCCCAAGTTCAAATGGatcaagaagaaaatgaggaGGATCTGAACTACTTTGCCTTCGTTGCAGGTGGTTTGACCCGGATTGACTATCCGGTACCCGCCACATATTTTGGTAATTGTGTTGGATTTGGTCGGGCAAAAGCAATCAGGAGCGAATTATTAGGAGAAGATGGGATTATTGTTGCTGCAAATGTGATTGGAAACATGATCAGAAAGTTGGATAAAGAAATCTTTAGTGAAGCAGAAAAATGGATTTCGGATTGGGAAGTGTTATTTGGTTCGGAGGTCCATGTAATGGTATCCGGGTCACCTAAATTGAAACTTTATAGCGTTGATTTTGGCTGGGGAAGCCCCAAGAAGATAGAGgatatttcaattgataagaaCAGAGCAATTTCACTGACTGAGAGTAGAGATGTAAAGGGTGGAATTGAGATTGGTTTAGCTCTACGTAAGAGTCAAATGGAAATTTTTGGTTCACATTTCAATGAAGGACTCAGAATTCTTTAG